From the Acidobacteriota bacterium genome, one window contains:
- a CDS encoding glycoside hydrolase: MGARRKILLPVCALALVFGLLSSATAQQFNPNLYQSLRWRCIGPHRGGRTVGATGVPGQPNVFYIGVNNGGVWKTNDYGHTWKPIFDDQPTGSIGALAVAPSNPDIVYVGCGEGLQRPDLATGDGMYKSTDAGKTWKHLGLRDGQQIGAIIVDPRDPNRLFVAVLGHPYGPNEERGVFRSTDGGETFQKVLYKDENTGAIALAFDPSNPQTVYADLWAGRQGPWENGAWQGPESGLFKSTDGGNTWRKLTKGLPTFEQGLGRIGFCIAPSDPKRMYATVDASPQVGGVYRSDDAGESWRRMSNDARPWGRGSDFAEIKADPKNPDIVYSGNVVTWRSTDGGQNWTGFRGAPGGDDYHTIWINPDNPQIILLAADQGAIITVNGGQTWSSWYNQPTAQFYHVITDNRFPYWVYGGQQESGSVGIASRGNDGQITFRDWRPVGVEEYGYVAPDPLNPSIIYGGKITRFDYSTGQVQNVSPEATRSGKYRFLRTAPVIFSPVDPRVLYFAGNVLFKTTSGGNSWDIISPDLSAEQPAVPESIGVYRTPEMAKQPRRGVIYTVAPSYKDANVIWAGTDDGLIHVTRDGGKNWSNVTPPGVTAWSKISIMDAGRFDANTAYAAVNRIRLDDQRPHIYRTHDGGKTWMEIVNGLGDSGPINVVREDPVRRGLLFCGSERAVYVSFDDGDNWQPLRLNMPASSIRDLVIKDDDIVVGTHGRSFWILDDITPLRQISEQVAVAEAFLFKPQLAYRVRWNMNTDTPLPPEEPAGKNPPDGAIMNYYLKSAAGSPVVLEISDSSNKLVARFSNADKPDDIEAIGKEVNIPTYWIRPSQILSTEAGMQRFVWNLHYPRLEAAQAQYPIAAIYGDTPRHPLGPWVLPGNYTVKLTVNGRSHTQPMTVKMDPRVKTPANGLAQQHAIAIRCYDGMKQARDAIEQVRKLRTQLRSLRDRAGQGALADAITALERKAAALEGAGGGGRGGGGAGGGSSEPSLSRVSGELLGLMGLVEGADVTPTTQAVAASEQAQQTLAGVLSRWSEMKDKDVKSLNEQLTKAGLPALTF, translated from the coding sequence GTGGGCGCACGCCGCAAAATTCTTCTGCCCGTCTGTGCTTTGGCCCTGGTCTTCGGGCTTCTGTCGTCCGCAACAGCTCAGCAATTCAATCCTAACCTCTATCAGAGCCTCCGTTGGCGATGCATCGGCCCTCATCGCGGAGGCCGAACCGTTGGCGCCACCGGAGTGCCCGGTCAGCCTAATGTCTTCTACATCGGCGTCAACAACGGAGGCGTGTGGAAGACTAACGACTACGGACATACGTGGAAGCCGATCTTTGATGATCAGCCCACCGGTTCCATTGGCGCGCTCGCCGTCGCTCCATCCAATCCAGATATCGTCTACGTCGGTTGCGGCGAAGGCTTGCAGCGTCCGGACCTCGCGACCGGCGACGGCATGTACAAATCGACCGATGCGGGAAAGACGTGGAAGCATCTCGGTCTGCGTGACGGTCAACAGATCGGCGCGATCATAGTCGATCCGCGCGATCCGAATCGCTTGTTCGTCGCGGTGCTCGGACATCCCTACGGCCCGAATGAAGAACGCGGAGTGTTTCGCTCGACGGACGGCGGCGAAACTTTTCAGAAGGTCCTTTACAAAGACGAGAACACCGGAGCGATCGCGCTCGCATTCGATCCGTCGAACCCGCAGACCGTCTATGCCGATCTATGGGCGGGCCGGCAAGGACCCTGGGAAAACGGCGCGTGGCAAGGCCCCGAGAGCGGACTCTTCAAATCAACTGACGGCGGCAACACATGGCGAAAGCTTACGAAAGGGCTTCCGACGTTCGAGCAGGGTTTAGGGCGAATCGGGTTTTGCATCGCGCCGAGCGACCCGAAGCGCATGTACGCGACGGTCGATGCTTCGCCACAAGTCGGCGGAGTCTACCGATCAGACGACGCGGGCGAGAGCTGGCGGCGCATGAGCAACGACGCGCGCCCGTGGGGACGAGGCAGCGACTTCGCCGAGATCAAGGCTGATCCAAAGAACCCGGATATTGTTTACAGTGGAAACGTCGTCACGTGGCGCTCGACGGACGGCGGCCAGAACTGGACCGGGTTTCGCGGGGCGCCGGGCGGCGACGATTATCACACCATTTGGATCAACCCCGACAATCCGCAAATCATCTTGCTCGCCGCCGACCAGGGCGCGATCATCACAGTCAACGGCGGGCAGACCTGGAGCTCGTGGTATAACCAACCGACCGCGCAGTTCTATCACGTAATCACCGACAATCGATTTCCGTATTGGGTGTACGGCGGCCAGCAGGAGAGCGGCTCGGTGGGAATCGCCAGCCGAGGCAACGACGGCCAGATCACGTTTCGCGACTGGCGTCCGGTCGGCGTTGAGGAGTACGGCTACGTCGCGCCCGATCCGCTGAACCCGAGTATCATCTACGGCGGCAAGATCACTCGCTTCGACTACAGCACTGGACAGGTGCAGAACGTCTCTCCCGAAGCGACGCGCAGCGGCAAGTATCGCTTCCTGCGCACTGCGCCGGTGATCTTCTCGCCGGTCGATCCGCGCGTTCTGTATTTCGCCGGCAACGTGCTGTTCAAGACTACTAGCGGCGGAAACAGTTGGGACATCATCAGCCCCGATCTTTCAGCCGAACAACCCGCGGTTCCCGAAAGCATCGGCGTCTACCGCACGCCCGAGATGGCTAAACAGCCGCGGCGCGGAGTCATCTACACCGTCGCGCCTTCATACAAAGACGCGAACGTGATTTGGGCGGGCACTGACGACGGCTTGATTCACGTCACTCGCGACGGCGGCAAGAACTGGAGCAACGTGACTCCGCCCGGAGTGACTGCGTGGAGCAAGATCTCGATTATGGACGCCGGGCGATTCGACGCGAACACCGCTTACGCGGCGGTCAATCGAATACGGCTCGATGATCAGCGCCCGCACATCTATCGCACGCACGACGGCGGCAAGACGTGGATGGAGATTGTGAACGGGCTCGGCGACAGCGGACCAATAAACGTCGTGCGCGAGGACCCGGTCCGGCGCGGGTTGCTGTTTTGCGGCAGTGAGCGAGCCGTCTATGTTTCGTTTGACGACGGCGATAACTGGCAGCCGTTGAGGTTGAACATGCCTGCGAGCTCGATACGCGACCTGGTGATCAAAGACGATGACATAGTAGTCGGGACTCACGGCCGTTCGTTCTGGATACTCGATGACATCACGCCGCTCCGGCAGATTAGCGAGCAGGTCGCCGTGGCGGAAGCCTTCCTCTTCAAGCCGCAACTCGCTTATCGCGTGCGGTGGAATATGAACACCGACACGCCGCTTCCGCCCGAAGAACCCGCAGGTAAGAACCCTCCGGACGGCGCGATCATGAACTACTATCTGAAGTCCGCGGCTGGAAGCCCGGTCGTGCTCGAGATATCCGACTCATCGAACAAACTGGTGGCTCGCTTTTCGAACGCCGATAAGCCGGACGACATCGAAGCGATCGGAAAAGAAGTCAACATCCCAACCTACTGGATTCGCCCGTCACAAATTCTCTCGACTGAAGCCGGCATGCAACGCTTCGTTTGGAACCTGCACTATCCGCGGCTCGAGGCTGCACAGGCCCAGTATCCAATCGCGGCGATCTATGGTGACACTCCTCGTCATCCGCTTGGTCCGTGGGTGCTGCCGGGCAACTACACTGTGAAGCTCACGGTCAACGGCCGAAGCCACACACAGCCAATGACGGTGAAGATGGACCCGCGAGTGAAGACGCCGGCGAATGGACTGGCTCAGCAACACGCGATCGCGATACGTTGCTATGACGGGATGAAGCAAGCTCGCGACGCGATCGAGCAAGTTCGCAAGCTCAGAACGCAACTCAGAAGCTTACGTGATCGAGCGGGCCAGGGCGCGCTTGCAGATGCGATCACCGCGCTCGAAAGAAAAGCAGCCGCGCTTGAAGGAGCGGGCGGCGGCGGTCGCGGAGGCGGAGGCGCGGGCGGCGGATCAAGCGAGCCGAGCCTCTCGCGAGTAAGCGGCGAGCTGCTGGGACTTATGGGCTTAGTCGAAGGCGCCGACGTGACGCCAACGACTCAGGCAGTCGCCGCGTCCGAGCAGGCGCAGCAGACACTCGCAGGAGTGTTGTCGCGATGGAGCGAGATGAAAGACAAGGACGTGAAGTCGCTCAATGAGCAGCTAACAAAGGCGGGCTTGCCCGCTCTCACGTTCTGA